In Comamonadaceae bacterium OS-1, a single window of DNA contains:
- the rpsO gene encoding 30S ribosomal protein S15 codes for MIASSIKAEVVKANARSATDTGSPEVQVALLTARINELTPHFKLHAKDHHGRRGLLRMVSRRRKLLDYLNSKDHERYAALIVKLGLRK; via the coding sequence ATGATCGCATCCTCTATCAAGGCCGAAGTCGTCAAGGCCAACGCGCGCAGCGCCACCGACACCGGCAGCCCGGAAGTGCAAGTTGCACTGCTGACCGCCCGTATCAACGAACTCACCCCCCACTTCAAGCTGCACGCCAAAGACCACCACGGTCGCCGCGGTCTGCTGCGTATGGTGAGCCGTCGCCGCAAGCTGTTGGACTACCTGAACTCCAAGGACCACGAGCGTTATGCCGCTCTGATCGTGAAACTCGGCCTGCGTAAGTAA
- the pnp gene encoding polyribonucleotide nucleotidyltransferase, which yields MTMFNKVSKTFQWGANTVTMETGEMARQSTGAVLLDMDGTVVLATVVAKTVGKPGQDFFPLTVDYLEKTYAAGKIPGSFFKREGRPSEFETLTSRLIDRPIRPLFPEGFFNEVHVVIHTLSLNPEVDADIAALIATSAALSVSGIPFSGPIGAARVGYINGEYVLNPGQTARKDSIMDLVVAGTETAVLMVESEAQQLSEEIMLGAVVYGHEQGVIAINAIHELVRDAGKPVWDWSAPAKDEVLIAKVVALAEEKLVAAYQNRNKQARTHATREAYTWVKAGLKAEGVEFDPVAVEGMLFDIEAKIVRSQILAGEPRIDGRDTRTVRAIEIRNSVLPRTHGSALFTRGETQALVVTTLGTERDAQRIDALAGEYEDRFMLHYNMPPFATGETGRVGTPKRREIGHGRLAKRALVAVLPSKEDFPYTMRVVSEITESNGSSSMASVCGGCLSLMDAGVPMKAHVAGIAMGLIKDGNRFAVLTDILGDEDHLGDMDFKVAGTTNGITALQMDIKIQGITKEIMQVALAQAKEARLHILDKMMEAMSEAKTEVSTFAPRLFTMKINPDKIRDVIGKGGAVIRALTEETGTQINIEEDGTITIASSDPAKAEEAKRRIEQITAEVEIGKVYEGPITKILDFGALVNLLPGKDGLLHISQIAHERVEKVTDYLSEGQIVKVKVMETDEKGRIKLSMKALLDRPAYNPEAQR from the coding sequence ATGACTATGTTCAATAAAGTAAGCAAGACCTTCCAGTGGGGTGCCAACACCGTCACCATGGAAACCGGCGAAATGGCCCGCCAATCCACCGGCGCTGTGCTGCTGGACATGGACGGCACTGTCGTGCTGGCCACCGTGGTAGCGAAAACCGTTGGCAAGCCCGGCCAAGACTTTTTCCCGCTGACCGTCGACTACCTGGAAAAGACCTACGCTGCGGGCAAGATCCCCGGCAGTTTTTTCAAGCGCGAAGGCCGCCCCAGCGAATTTGAAACCCTGACCAGCCGCCTGATCGACCGTCCGATCCGCCCGCTGTTCCCCGAAGGTTTCTTCAACGAAGTGCATGTGGTCATCCACACCCTGTCGCTGAACCCTGAAGTCGATGCCGACATCGCCGCCCTGATCGCCACCAGCGCCGCCTTGTCGGTCAGCGGCATCCCGTTCAGCGGCCCCATTGGTGCAGCCCGCGTGGGTTACATCAATGGCGAGTACGTGCTGAACCCAGGCCAGACTGCCCGCAAGGATTCCATCATGGACCTGGTGGTGGCAGGTACCGAAACCGCCGTGCTGATGGTGGAATCGGAAGCCCAGCAACTGTCCGAAGAAATCATGCTGGGTGCTGTGGTCTATGGCCACGAGCAGGGTGTGATCGCCATCAACGCCATCCATGAACTGGTGCGTGACGCTGGCAAGCCCGTGTGGGACTGGTCTGCTCCCGCCAAGGACGAAGTGCTGATCGCCAAAGTGGTGGCACTGGCCGAAGAAAAGCTGGTTGCCGCTTACCAAAACCGCAACAAGCAAGCGCGTACCCATGCCACCCGTGAAGCCTACACCTGGGTGAAGGCTGGCCTGAAGGCTGAAGGCGTGGAATTCGACCCCGTAGCGGTCGAGGGCATGCTGTTCGACATCGAGGCCAAGATCGTGCGCAGCCAGATTCTGGCCGGTGAACCCCGTATCGACGGCCGCGACACCCGCACCGTGCGCGCCATCGAAATCCGCAACAGCGTGCTGCCCCGTACCCACGGCTCGGCCCTGTTCACCCGCGGCGAAACCCAGGCTTTGGTGGTGACCACCCTGGGCACCGAGCGCGATGCCCAGCGCATTGACGCACTGGCGGGCGAGTACGAAGACCGCTTCATGCTGCACTACAACATGCCTCCGTTCGCCACCGGCGAAACCGGCCGCGTGGGCACGCCCAAGCGCCGCGAAATCGGCCACGGCCGTCTGGCCAAGCGCGCTTTGGTCGCCGTTTTGCCCAGCAAGGAAGACTTCCCCTACACCATGCGTGTGGTGTCGGAAATCACCGAATCGAATGGCTCCTCGTCGATGGCCTCGGTCTGCGGCGGCTGCCTGTCGCTGATGGACGCTGGCGTGCCCATGAAAGCCCACGTGGCCGGTATCGCCATGGGCTTGATCAAGGACGGCAACCGTTTCGCCGTGCTGACCGACATTCTGGGTGACGAAGACCACCTGGGTGACATGGACTTCAAGGTGGCCGGTACCACCAACGGTATTACCGCGCTGCAAATGGACATCAAAATCCAGGGCATCACCAAAGAGATCATGCAGGTTGCACTGGCCCAGGCCAAGGAAGCCCGTTTGCACATCCTCGACAAGATGATGGAAGCCATGTCCGAAGCCAAGACCGAAGTGTCCACCTTCGCACCCCGCCTGTTCACCATGAAGATCAATCCGGACAAAATCCGTGACGTGATCGGCAAGGGTGGCGCGGTCATCCGTGCGCTGACCGAAGAAACTGGTACGCAGATCAACATCGAAGAAGACGGCACCATCACCATCGCGTCGAGCGACCCCGCGAAGGCCGAAGAAGCCAAGCGCCGCATCGAGCAGATCACTGCAGAAGTCGAAATTGGCAAGGTCTATGAAGGCCCGATCACCAAGATTCTGGACTTTGGCGCGCTGGTCAACCTGCTGCCCGGCAAAGACGGTTTGCTGCACATCAGCCAGATCGCCCACGAACGTGTGGAAAAGGTTACCGACTACCTGTCCGAAGGCCAGATCGTCAAGGTCAAGGTCATGGAGACGGATGAAAAAGGCCGTATCAAGCTGTCCATGAAGGCCTTGCTGGACCGCCCCGCGTACAACCCGGAAGCCCAGCGCTAA
- the ppsC gene encoding phthiocerol synthesis polyketide synthase type I PpsC, which yields MKAIEITAYGAPDVLRVAERPVPVPGAGELLIRVSASGVNRPDVLQRTGNYPVPAGASDIPGLEVAGVVVSGDSEAMVQAGLQIGDRVCALVAGGGYAQMCVAPVAQCLSVPQGLSDVEAASLPETFFTVWSNVFDRARLQKGETLLVQGGSSGIGITAIQLAKAMGATVLVTAGSDAKCAACLALGADYAINYKTHDFVEEVQRITHGVGVDVVLDMVAGSYVAREIQCLAEDGRLVIIAVQGGVKSDIHAGLVLRKRLTITGSTLRVRSVAFKAAIAQALRQQVWPMLADGRIKPVVYQVFAAEEDGGPQAHALMESGANIGKIVLTW from the coding sequence ATGAAAGCCATCGAAATCACCGCGTACGGCGCGCCAGATGTTCTGCGCGTTGCAGAACGTCCTGTGCCCGTGCCGGGTGCGGGTGAGCTGCTGATTCGCGTGTCCGCCAGCGGTGTGAACCGACCTGACGTGCTGCAGCGGACCGGCAACTACCCCGTACCTGCGGGGGCTTCGGATATCCCAGGCCTGGAAGTGGCGGGCGTGGTGGTGTCGGGCGATTCAGAGGCTATGGTGCAGGCGGGCCTGCAGATCGGCGACCGCGTCTGTGCGCTGGTGGCGGGTGGCGGGTATGCGCAAATGTGCGTGGCTCCGGTGGCGCAGTGCCTGTCCGTTCCGCAAGGCTTGAGCGATGTCGAGGCAGCTTCCCTGCCCGAGACCTTCTTTACCGTGTGGAGCAATGTGTTCGACCGGGCCCGCCTGCAAAAAGGCGAGACCCTGTTGGTGCAAGGTGGCTCCAGCGGCATCGGCATCACGGCTATCCAACTGGCCAAGGCCATGGGTGCCACGGTGCTGGTGACGGCGGGCAGCGATGCAAAGTGCGCCGCCTGTCTGGCCCTGGGCGCAGACTACGCCATCAACTACAAGACCCACGACTTCGTGGAAGAGGTGCAGCGCATCACCCATGGTGTGGGTGTTGACGTGGTGCTGGACATGGTGGCGGGTAGCTATGTGGCCCGCGAGATCCAGTGCCTGGCAGAAGACGGCCGTCTGGTCATCATCGCGGTGCAAGGTGGAGTCAAGAGCGATATTCATGCCGGTCTGGTCTTGCGTAAACGCCTGACCATCACCGGGTCGACCTTGCGGGTTCGCTCGGTGGCATTCAAGGCGGCCATTGCGCAGGCTTTGCGGCAACAGGTCTGGCCTATGCTTGCCGATGGCCGCATCAAGCCCGTGGTCTACCAGGTATTTGCCGCAGAAGAGGATGGGGGCCCCCAAGCGCATGCGCTGATGGAGTCGGGTGCAAACATTGGAAAAATCGTTTTGACATGGTGA
- the tpiA gene encoding triosephosphate isomerase, which produces MKKKLIVGNWKMNGSLAANQALLQALLAGIGESECGVAVCIPAPYWAQAQVILASGAINLGAQDVSQHAVGAFTGEVSTAMLKEFGVRYAIVGHSERRQYHGETDAVVALKTQAALAAGITPIVCVGETLAEREAGKTEEVVKRQLAAVVHTNGHCISEIVLAYEPVWAIGTGLTATPEQAQQVHALLRAQLHAATNQADRIQILYGGSMNAANAAQLLAQVDIDGGLVGGASLKAADFLAIVAAAQ; this is translated from the coding sequence ATGAAGAAAAAACTGATTGTTGGTAATTGGAAAATGAACGGCAGCCTGGCTGCGAACCAGGCTTTGCTGCAGGCACTGCTGGCGGGCATTGGCGAGTCGGAATGTGGTGTGGCTGTTTGCATTCCGGCACCTTATTGGGCTCAGGCGCAGGTAATACTTGCATCAGGCGCTATTAATTTGGGAGCGCAAGACGTTTCGCAGCATGCGGTGGGTGCATTCACGGGTGAAGTTTCGACGGCCATGCTGAAGGAATTCGGTGTCCGCTATGCCATCGTTGGCCATTCAGAGCGCCGCCAATACCATGGTGAAACCGATGCGGTCGTGGCCTTGAAGACCCAGGCTGCCTTGGCTGCAGGCATCACGCCCATCGTTTGTGTGGGCGAAACCCTGGCAGAGCGCGAAGCGGGCAAAACCGAAGAAGTGGTGAAACGCCAACTGGCGGCGGTAGTACACACAAACGGCCACTGCATCAGTGAAATTGTGTTGGCGTACGAACCGGTGTGGGCGATTGGAACCGGACTGACGGCGACTCCTGAGCAAGCCCAGCAAGTGCACGCCTTGCTGCGTGCCCAGCTCCATGCGGCCACCAACCAGGCCGATCGGATTCAGATTTTGTACGGCGGCAGCATGAATGCAGCCAACGCCGCGCAGTTGTTGGCACAGGTCGATATCGACGGTGGCCTGGTGGGTGGCGCATCTCTCAAGGCGGCAGACTTTTTGGCGATTGTGGCGGCGGCCCAGTAG
- the secG gene encoding protein-export membrane protein SecG → MNILLTILLAVQMLAAIGMIGLILVQHGKGADMGAAFGSGSSGSLFGASGSANFLSRTTGILAAVFFACTLALAYFNSARTVSSGSVLERAAVTTPEVAASGAAGQIPGSTPGAVPAAPAVAASGAGQIPTK, encoded by the coding sequence ATGAATATTTTGTTGACCATTCTGCTGGCGGTCCAGATGCTGGCCGCGATCGGCATGATTGGCCTGATCCTTGTCCAGCACGGCAAGGGCGCTGATATGGGTGCAGCCTTTGGCAGTGGCAGCTCGGGCAGCCTGTTCGGGGCCAGTGGCAGCGCCAATTTCCTGTCGCGTACCACCGGGATTTTGGCCGCAGTGTTTTTTGCCTGCACATTGGCACTGGCATACTTCAACAGCGCACGGACTGTCAGCTCCGGCAGCGTGCTCGAGCGTGCGGCTGTCACTACACCTGAAGTCGCAGCCTCTGGTGCGGCAGGACAGATCCCCGGCTCTACACCTGGTGCGGTGCCTGCTGCACCCGCAGTCGCCGCTTCCGGTGCGGGGCAAATTCCGACTAAATAA
- the ndhC gene encoding NAD(P)H-quinone oxidoreductase subunit 3, which yields MNLDQYLPVLLFILVGIGVGVAPQVLGHIFGPNRPDAAKNSPYECGFEAFEDARMKFDVRYYLVAILFILFDLEIAFLFPWAVALKEVGVVGFWAVIIFLGILVVGFVYEWKKGALDWE from the coding sequence ATGAACTTAGATCAGTACCTCCCAGTCCTTTTGTTCATCTTAGTCGGCATAGGTGTCGGCGTAGCACCCCAGGTGCTCGGCCATATTTTTGGCCCCAACCGGCCCGACGCGGCCAAAAACTCCCCTTACGAATGTGGCTTTGAAGCATTCGAAGATGCGCGCATGAAATTTGACGTGCGCTACTACCTCGTAGCCATTCTTTTTATCTTGTTCGATCTGGAAATTGCATTCCTTTTTCCTTGGGCCGTTGCACTCAAGGAAGTGGGTGTCGTGGGCTTCTGGGCCGTCATTATTTTTCTAGGTATTCTTGTTGTAGGCTTTGTCTACGAGTGGAAAAAAGGGGCCCTTGATTGGGAGTAG
- the nuoB gene encoding NADH-quinone oxidoreductase subunit B, whose amino-acid sequence MIEGVMKEGFVTTSYDSVVNWAKTGSLWPMTFGLACCAVEMMHAGAARYDMDRFGMLFRPSPRQSDLMIVAGTLCNKMAPALRKVYDQMPEPRWVLSMGSCANGGGYYHYSYSVVRGCDRIVPVDVYVPGCPPTAEALLYGVIQLQQKIRRTNTIARV is encoded by the coding sequence ATGATTGAAGGTGTCATGAAAGAAGGGTTCGTCACCACGTCTTACGACTCGGTGGTGAACTGGGCAAAGACGGGGTCGCTTTGGCCTATGACGTTTGGCTTGGCCTGCTGCGCGGTCGAAATGATGCACGCCGGTGCTGCGCGTTACGACATGGACCGTTTCGGCATGCTGTTCCGCCCCAGCCCGCGCCAGAGCGATTTGATGATCGTGGCCGGTACGCTGTGCAACAAGATGGCACCTGCTTTGCGCAAGGTGTATGACCAAATGCCCGAGCCCCGCTGGGTTTTGTCCATGGGGTCGTGCGCCAATGGGGGCGGCTACTACCACTACAGCTATTCTGTGGTCCGCGGCTGTGACCGCATCGTGCCTGTGGATGTGTACGTGCCGGGCTGCCCACCCACTGCAGAAGCCTTGCTGTATGGGGTGATCCAGTTGCAGCAAAAGATCCGTCGCACCAACACGATTGCGAGAGTCTGA
- the ndhJ gene encoding NAD(P)H-quinone oxidoreductase subunit J, chloroplastic has product MTVFAIQPEVLKDTLVQILGAQASRVSVALGEVEVVVRAPDYMAVATLLRDAPGCKFEQLIDLCGMDYSSFRDGAYEGPRYGVVLQLLSVSLNQRVRVKVLCPDDDFPVVDSINGVWNSANWFEREAFDLFGIIFEGHNDLRRILTDYGFIGHPFRKDFPTSGHVEMRYDPEQKRVVYQPVSIEPREITPRIIREDNYGGLH; this is encoded by the coding sequence ATGACTGTATTTGCTATTCAACCCGAGGTTTTGAAAGACACCTTGGTTCAGATCCTCGGCGCCCAGGCAAGCCGTGTGAGTGTGGCTTTGGGTGAGGTGGAAGTGGTGGTACGGGCACCAGACTACATGGCGGTCGCAACGCTTTTGCGCGATGCACCTGGCTGCAAGTTCGAGCAGCTGATCGACCTGTGTGGCATGGACTATTCGTCGTTCCGGGATGGAGCTTACGAAGGCCCACGCTACGGCGTTGTGCTGCAGTTGTTGTCGGTGAGCCTGAACCAGCGCGTGCGGGTCAAGGTGCTGTGCCCAGACGATGATTTCCCGGTGGTGGACTCGATCAACGGTGTCTGGAATTCCGCCAACTGGTTCGAGCGCGAAGCCTTTGACCTGTTTGGCATCATCTTCGAAGGCCACAACGATCTGCGCCGCATCCTGACGGATTACGGCTTCATCGGCCATCCGTTTCGCAAAGATTTCCCGACATCGGGCCATGTCGAAATGCGCTATGACCCTGAGCAAAAACGTGTCGTCTACCAGCCTGTATCGATTGAACCGCGCGAAATTACACCCCGCATCATCCGGGAAGACAATTACGGGGGCCTGCATTAA
- the nuoD gene encoding NADH-quinone oxidoreductase subunit D: MAEIKNYTLNFGPQHPAAHGVLRLVLELDGEVIQRADPHIGLLHRATEKLAETKTFIQSLPYMDRLDYVSMMANEQAYCLAIEKMMGIEVPIRAQYIRVMFAEITRLLNHLLWLGAHGLDCGAMNVLIYCFREREDLFDMYEAVSGARMHAAYFRPGGVYRDLPDTMPQYKVSRIKNAKAMAQLNENRQGSLLDFIDDFSSRFPKCVDEYETLLTENRIWKQRTVGIAVVTPERALNLGFTGPMLRGSGIAWDLRKKQPYDAYDKMDFDIPVGKTGDCYDRYLVRVQEMRESNRIIKQCVDWLRVNPGPVITDNHKVAAPARESMKANMEELIHHFKLFTEGFHVPLGEAYAAVEHPKGEFGIYLVSDGANKPYRLKIRAPGFAHLAAMDELSRGHMIADAVAVIGTMDIVFGEIDR; the protein is encoded by the coding sequence ATGGCTGAAATCAAAAATTACACGCTCAACTTTGGGCCGCAGCACCCGGCTGCACACGGCGTTTTGCGTCTGGTGCTGGAGTTGGATGGCGAAGTGATCCAACGTGCCGATCCGCACATCGGTTTGCTGCACCGCGCCACCGAAAAACTGGCTGAAACCAAGACGTTCATCCAATCCTTGCCCTACATGGACCGTCTGGATTACGTGTCCATGATGGCCAATGAGCAGGCTTATTGCCTCGCCATTGAAAAGATGATGGGTATCGAGGTGCCCATCCGGGCCCAGTACATCCGTGTCATGTTTGCGGAAATCACCCGGCTGCTGAACCACTTGCTGTGGTTAGGTGCGCACGGGCTCGACTGCGGCGCCATGAATGTGCTGATCTACTGCTTCCGTGAGCGGGAAGATCTGTTTGACATGTACGAGGCGGTGAGCGGTGCGCGTATGCATGCCGCCTACTTCCGTCCTGGTGGCGTGTACCGCGATCTGCCCGATACGATGCCCCAGTACAAGGTCAGCCGCATCAAGAACGCCAAGGCCATGGCGCAGTTGAATGAAAACCGCCAAGGCAGCTTGCTCGATTTCATCGATGATTTTTCTTCGCGCTTCCCCAAGTGTGTAGACGAATACGAAACCTTGCTGACTGAAAACCGCATCTGGAAACAGCGTACGGTCGGCATTGCCGTGGTCACGCCCGAGCGGGCGCTCAATCTGGGTTTCACCGGCCCCATGCTGCGTGGCTCGGGTATTGCTTGGGACTTGCGCAAGAAGCAACCCTACGATGCCTATGACAAGATGGACTTCGATATTCCGGTGGGTAAAACCGGCGATTGCTACGACCGCTATCTGGTGCGTGTGCAAGAAATGCGTGAGTCCAACCGCATCATCAAGCAGTGCGTGGATTGGTTGCGCGTGAATCCCGGTCCCGTTATTACCGATAACCACAAAGTGGCCGCTCCTGCACGCGAATCGATGAAGGCGAACATGGAGGAGTTGATCCACCATTTCAAGCTTTTCACGGAAGGTTTCCATGTGCCGCTGGGCGAGGCTTATGCGGCTGTCGAGCACCCCAAGGGCGAGTTCGGTATCTATCTGGTCAGTGATGGTGCCAACAAGCCCTACCGCCTGAAAATCCGTGCTCCGGGCTTTGCCCACTTGGCTGCGATGGACGAGTTGTCCCGTGGCCATATGATTGCGGATGCTGTGGCGGTGATCGGCACGATGGACATCGTGTTTGGCGAAATTGACAGGTAA
- the nqo2 gene encoding NADH-quinone oxidoreductase subunit 2 — protein MISESTKTRFAREVAKFPADQKQSAVMACLSIVQQELGYVSAESENAVAEYLGMPPIAVHEVTTFYNMYNQAPVGRFKLNVCTNLPCQLRDGAKALKHLEHKLGISMNETTADGLFTLQQSECLGACADSPVMLVNDRTMCSFMSNDKLDQLVDGLRASGIPSAEAK, from the coding sequence ATGATTTCTGAATCGACCAAAACCCGTTTCGCCCGCGAAGTGGCCAAGTTCCCCGCCGACCAAAAGCAATCTGCCGTGATGGCCTGCCTCTCTATCGTCCAGCAAGAGCTGGGTTATGTGAGTGCAGAGAGTGAAAACGCCGTTGCGGAGTACCTGGGCATGCCACCGATTGCGGTGCATGAGGTGACGACTTTCTACAACATGTACAACCAGGCTCCGGTGGGGCGTTTCAAGCTGAACGTCTGCACCAACCTGCCATGCCAGTTGCGTGACGGTGCCAAGGCACTGAAGCATCTGGAACATAAGCTGGGTATTTCCATGAACGAGACTACGGCTGATGGCTTGTTCACCTTGCAGCAGAGTGAGTGCCTGGGTGCCTGCGCGGATTCTCCGGTGATGTTGGTCAATGACCGCACCATGTGCAGCTTTATGAGCAATGACAAGTTGGACCAGTTGGTGGACGGATTGCGTGCGTCTGGTATCCCGTCTGCGGAGGCTAAGTAA
- the nuoF gene encoding NADH-quinone oxidoreductase subunit F — MSAEQILSQFKATGVQTSFHGRHINPQIMADLDGTNWHLKDYEARGGYQALRKILGKDGGEGLTQDQVIATVKESALRGRGGAGFPTGLKWSFMPRQFPGQKYLVCNSDEGEPGTCKDRDIMQYNPHIVIEGMAIAAYAMGISVGYNYIHGEIFGTYERFEEALEEARAAGLLGNNILGSNYSFQLHASHGFGAYICGEETALLESLEGKKGQPRFKPPFPASFGLYGKPTTINNTETFAAVPWIIRNGGLAYLECGKPNNGGTKIYSVSGDVERPGNYEIPMGTPFSKLLELAGGVRTGRTLKAVIPGGSSAPVLPADTMMQCTMDYDSIAKAGSMLGSGAVIVMDDSRNMVESLLRLSYFYSHESCGQCTPCREGTGWMWRVIDRIWRGEGRATDLDLLNSVADNIQGRTICALGDAAAMPVRAMIKHFRPEFEALIQNKKPQAAAHA; from the coding sequence ATGTCAGCAGAACAGATTCTTTCCCAATTCAAGGCAACCGGGGTTCAAACCAGTTTCCATGGCCGCCATATCAACCCGCAAATCATGGCGGATCTGGATGGCACGAATTGGCATCTCAAGGATTACGAAGCCCGTGGTGGGTACCAAGCCTTGCGCAAGATTTTGGGTAAAGACGGAGGCGAAGGCCTCACCCAGGACCAGGTCATTGCAACTGTCAAAGAGTCTGCATTGCGTGGCCGAGGCGGTGCAGGTTTTCCCACGGGCTTGAAGTGGAGCTTCATGCCGCGCCAGTTCCCCGGGCAAAAGTACCTGGTCTGCAACTCGGACGAGGGTGAGCCGGGTACCTGCAAAGACCGCGACATCATGCAGTACAACCCTCATATCGTCATCGAAGGCATGGCGATTGCGGCGTATGCCATGGGTATTTCGGTGGGTTACAACTACATCCACGGTGAGATTTTCGGCACCTACGAGCGCTTTGAAGAAGCACTTGAAGAGGCCCGTGCGGCTGGTTTGTTGGGCAACAACATCCTGGGCAGCAACTATTCGTTCCAACTGCATGCGTCCCATGGTTTTGGAGCCTACATCTGCGGCGAAGAAACGGCCTTGTTGGAGTCGCTGGAGGGCAAAAAAGGCCAGCCACGCTTCAAGCCACCATTCCCCGCCAGCTTTGGCCTGTATGGCAAGCCCACCACCATCAACAATACGGAAACTTTCGCGGCCGTGCCGTGGATCATCCGCAATGGTGGTCTGGCGTATCTGGAGTGCGGCAAGCCCAACAACGGCGGCACCAAGATCTACTCGGTCAGCGGGGACGTGGAGCGACCCGGGAATTACGAGATTCCCATGGGCACGCCGTTCTCCAAGTTGCTCGAATTGGCCGGTGGCGTACGCACTGGGCGCACCCTCAAAGCGGTGATCCCTGGCGGTTCTTCCGCACCGGTTCTGCCAGCAGACACCATGATGCAATGCACCATGGACTACGACTCGATTGCCAAGGCCGGTTCCATGCTGGGTTCCGGGGCGGTGATCGTCATGGACGATTCACGCAATATGGTGGAGAGCCTGTTGCGCTTGTCCTACTTCTATTCGCACGAATCTTGCGGGCAATGCACGCCTTGCCGGGAAGGTACGGGCTGGATGTGGCGGGTGATTGACCGTATCTGGCGCGGTGAAGGCCGTGCGACAGATCTGGATTTGCTCAACTCGGTTGCAGACAATATACAAGGCCGCACTATCTGCGCGCTGGGTGACGCAGCGGCCATGCCGGTGCGCGCCATGATCAAGCATTTCCGCCCTGAATTCGAGGCGTTGATCCAGAACAAAAAACCCCAGGCTGCGGCGCACGCCTGA